The Vanessa cardui chromosome 9, ilVanCard2.1, whole genome shotgun sequence genome has a window encoding:
- the LOC124532369 gene encoding complex III assembly factor LYRM7, giving the protein MSSLKRMVLKSFKQLHRTRLRVFDGDERALTAARLRINDEYNKNKNVENEEAIKAMIKYGEDVERELRTQVIQAKEVKPGVFEAKITEDTVKLDNIPYNDAAIIDDGIRAGQPCCQEQVNKK; this is encoded by the exons atgagTTCATTAAAGAGAATG GTCCTCAAAAGCTTCAAACAATTACACCGCACTAGATTAAGGGTTTTTGATGGAGATGAACGAGCTTTAACTGCAGCCAGATTGAGAATCAATgatgaatacaataaaaacaaaaatgttgaaaatgaagAAGCTATAAAGGCG ATGATTAAATATGGAGAAGATGTTGAAAGGGAACTGAGAACGCAAGTTATTCAAGCAAAAGAAGTCAAACCTGGTGTATTTG AGGCTAAAATAACTGAAGATACAGTTAAACTTGATAATATTCCATACAATGATGCGGCGATAATAGATGATGGTATAAGGGCAGGCCAACCCTGTTGCCAAGAacaagtgaataaaaaataa